One segment of Tamlana crocina DNA contains the following:
- a CDS encoding GatB/YqeY domain-containing protein, with protein sequence MSLQQEVMSALKEAMKSKDQTALTALRAIKSAILLAQTESGAKEELSEEQELKILQKQVKQRRDSAAVYLEQGREDLAAPELAEADVISQFLPEALSEEEIEKVVVATIEQTGAEGMKDMGKVMGIVSQELAGQADGKTISAIVKAKLS encoded by the coding sequence ATGAGTTTACAGCAAGAAGTAATGTCGGCTTTAAAAGAAGCCATGAAATCTAAAGACCAAACAGCTCTTACGGCTTTGCGTGCCATAAAATCTGCTATTTTATTGGCGCAAACCGAAAGTGGAGCCAAGGAAGAATTATCAGAGGAGCAGGAGCTTAAAATACTTCAAAAACAAGTAAAACAACGTCGTGACAGTGCTGCTGTTTATTTAGAGCAGGGCAGGGAGGATTTGGCAGCTCCAGAATTGGCTGAGGCCGATGTGATTTCCCAATTTTTACCAGAAGCCCTTTCTGAAGAAGAAATTGAAAAAGTAGTTGTGGCTACTATTGAGCAAACTGGTGCAGAAGGCATGAAAGATATGGGAAAAGTAATGGGTATTGTTAGCCAGGAATTGGCTGGTCAAGCCGATGGTAAAACTATTTCGGCTATAGTAAAAGCTAAATTATCTTAA
- a CDS encoding zinc-dependent peptidase: MLIDQSALHSFIGYFILGLLVCGVVVLLLIYIRRVITAILDSAETLYASISKRPLFVHFYLFKRKLNIEQIRILENHFTFYNRLDAKYKRYFRHRVATFIKKKNFQGKEGFVITEEVKVLVSATAVMLTFGFRKYLIDYVKFILVYPTKYFSQINKTYHKGEYNAQLETLVLSWDNFQEGFRIEDDKLNLGIHEFAHAIHYSSIKQEDINSIIFVDTFNELREELAVNQHLKNELVSSNLIRSYALTNDAELLAVVIETFIEAPQAFLGLFPEVYGKLRQMLNFDFNGY, encoded by the coding sequence ATGTTAATCGATCAATCTGCTCTACATTCTTTTATTGGATATTTTATTTTAGGGCTGTTGGTATGCGGCGTGGTCGTATTGCTGTTGATTTATATAAGAAGAGTCATTACTGCAATTTTAGATTCTGCAGAAACGCTTTACGCATCAATTTCAAAACGCCCATTGTTTGTACATTTCTATTTATTTAAAAGAAAATTGAATATAGAGCAGATTCGTATCCTGGAAAATCATTTTACTTTTTATAATCGATTGGATGCCAAATATAAGCGTTACTTTCGGCATCGGGTGGCAACTTTTATTAAGAAAAAGAATTTTCAGGGGAAAGAAGGTTTTGTAATCACTGAAGAAGTGAAGGTACTTGTCTCTGCAACGGCGGTTATGCTCACTTTTGGTTTTAGGAAGTACCTTATTGACTACGTTAAATTCATATTGGTGTATCCAACAAAGTATTTTTCCCAGATAAATAAGACATACCACAAAGGCGAGTATAATGCCCAATTAGAAACTTTGGTGCTGTCTTGGGACAACTTCCAAGAAGGTTTTAGAATTGAAGACGATAAGCTTAATTTAGGTATTCACGAGTTTGCCCATGCCATTCATTATAGTAGTATCAAACAAGAGGATATCAACTCCATAATTTTTGTTGATACATTTAACGAACTACGGGAGGAGCTTGCAGTAAATCAGCATTTAAAAAACGAATTGGTATCTTCAAACCTAATAAGAAGCTATGCTTTAACAAATGATGCCGAACTGTTGGCTGTTGTTATTGAAACATTTATCGAAGCTCCCCAAGCATTCTTAGGCTTGTTTCCCGAGGTTTACGGCAAGCTAAGGCAAATGCTCAATTTTGACTTCAACGGGTATTAG
- a CDS encoding CBS domain-containing protein — MIRNAPVSIIMTEHVITLNKRDSLEKAEYLFKHHKIRHIPVVDKSKVIGMLSFTDLLRLSFADVTNETDTAVDVMVYNLFTIEQVMKRNVVTVTTSNTIKEVAEILAIREFHALPVVDNNSLAGIVTTTDLIKYLLKQF; from the coding sequence ATGATACGGAATGCGCCAGTTTCAATAATAATGACCGAGCATGTTATTACATTAAACAAAAGAGACAGTTTGGAAAAGGCAGAATACTTGTTTAAGCACCATAAAATAAGACATATTCCGGTGGTAGACAAAAGTAAGGTAATAGGTATGCTTAGCTTTACAGATTTATTGCGGCTAAGTTTCGCAGATGTTACCAATGAAACAGATACAGCCGTAGATGTTATGGTGTATAATTTATTTACTATTGAACAAGTTATGAAACGCAATGTAGTTACTGTTACTACCTCAAACACCATAAAGGAAGTCGCCGAAATTTTGGCCATAAGAGAGTTCCATGCCTTGCCAGTGGTTGATAATAATAGTTTGGCGGGAATTGTAACCACAACAGACCTCATAAAATATTTACTAAAACAATTTTAA